In the genome of Notamacropus eugenii isolate mMacEug1 chromosome 5, mMacEug1.pri_v2, whole genome shotgun sequence, one region contains:
- the LOC140506482 gene encoding deoxyribodipyrimidine photo-lyase isoform X1 yields MLRIKGIRPTMDPKKRSHSTGGEPENMESQESKAKRKPLQKHQFSKSNVVQKDEEDKREGEKKGAEGLQEAVRQSRLRTAPSVLEFRFNKQRVRLISQDCHLQDQSQAFVYWMSRDQRVQDNWAFLYAQRLALKQKLPLHVCFCLAPCFLGATIRHYDFMLRGLEEVAEECEKLCIPFHLLLGLPKDVLPAFVQTHSIGGLVTDFSPLLHHIQWVKDVQDALPRQVPFVQVDAHNIVPCWVASDKQEYGARTIRHKIHDRLPHFLTEFPPVICHPYTSNVQAEPVDWNGCRAGLQVDRSVKEVSWAKPGTASGLTMLQSFIAERLPYFGSDRNNPNKDALSNLSPWFHFGQVSVQRAILEVQKHRSRYPDSVTNFVEEAVVRRELADNFCFYNKNYDKLEGAYDWAQTTLRLHAKDKRPHLYSLEQLESGKTHDPLWNAAQMQMVKEGKMHGFLRMYWAKKILEWTRSPEEALEFAIYLNDRFQLDGWDPNGYVGCMWSICGIHDQGWAEREIFGKIRYMNYAGCKRKFDVAEFERKYSPAD; encoded by the exons ATGCTCAG aatAAAAGGCATAAGACCCACCATGGACCCCAAAAAGAGGAGCCACAGTACTGGTGGTGAGCCAGAGAACATGGAAAGCCAAGAGAGTAAAGCCAAGAGGAAGCCACTCCAGAAACACCAATTCAGCAAGAGCAATGTGGTTCAGAAAGACGAAGAagataagagagagggagagaaaaagggagccGAGGGCCTGCAGGAAGCAGTGAGGCAATCCAGGCTCCGGACGGCTCCTTCTGTGCTGGAATTTCGCTTTAATAAACAACGAGTGAGACTCATCTCCCAGGACTGCCACCTGCAGGACCAGTCCCAGGCCTTTGTGTACTGGATGTCCCGGGACCAGAGAGTGCAAG ATAATTGGGCATTCCTTTATGCCCAGAGATTGGCCCTGAAACAGAAGCTGCCCCTGCATGTCTGCTTTTGCCTTGCCCCCTGCTTCCTGGGTGCCACCATCCGCCATTATGACTTCATGCTTCGTGGCCTGGAAGAAGTAGCAGAG GAGTGTGAGAAGCTATGCATCCCCTTCCACCTGCTTCTAGGCCTGCCAAAGGATGTCCTCCCTGCCTTCGTGCAAACACATAGCATTGGTGGCCTAGTAACTGACTTCTCCCCTCTGCTTCACCACATCCAGTGGGTGAAGGATGTCCAGGATGCACTGCCAAGGCAGGTGCCCTTTGTACAG GTAGATGCTCACAACATTGTTCCATGCTGGGTAGCCTCTGACAAGCAGGAATATGGGGCTCGAACCATCCGACACAAGATCCATGACCGGCTTCCCCATTTTCTTACTGAGTTTCCCCCTGTTATATGTCATCCATATACTTCAAACGTTCAGGCTGAG CCTGTGGACTGGAATGGCTGCCGGGCAGGACTGCAGGTGGATCGATCCGTGAAGGAGGTGTCCTGGGCCAAGCCAGGCACTgcctcaggtctgaccatgttgcaGTCCTTCATTGCTGAGAGACTCCCATACTTTGGATCTGACCGAAACAACCCCAACAAGGATGCGCTCAGCAACCTCTCCCCCTGGTTCCACTTTG GGCAAGTCTCAGTTCAGCGGGCCATTCTGGAAGTGCAGAAACATCGAAGCCGGTACCCAGATTCTGTGACTAACTTTGTGGAAGAGGCTGTGGTGAGGAGGGAGCTGGCAGACAATTTTTGCTTCTACAATAAGAACTATGACAAGTTAGAAG GTGCTTATGATTGGGCCCAAACCACTCTGAGGCTCCATGCCAAGGACAAGAGACCCCATCTGTACTCCTTGGAACAGCTGGAGTCTGGAAAGACACATGACCCGCTCTGGAATGCTGCGCAG ATGCAGAtggtgaaggaaggaaagatgcaTGGATTCCTCCGAATGTACTGGGCCAAGAAGATTCTGGAGTGGACCCGCTCCCCTGAGGAAGCACTAGAGTTTGCTATCTATCTCAATGACCGGTTTCAGCTGGATGGCTGGGATCCCAATGGCTATGTAG GCTGCATGTGGTCTATCTGTGGCATCCATGACCAAGGCTGGGCAGAACGTGAGATCTTCGGAAAGATCCGCTATATGAATTATGCTGGTTGTAAGAGGAAGTTTGATGTGGCAGAGTTTGAACGAAAATACAGCCCTGCAGATTAA
- the LOC140506482 gene encoding deoxyribodipyrimidine photo-lyase isoform X2, translated as MDPKKRSHSTGGEPENMESQESKAKRKPLQKHQFSKSNVVQKDEEDKREGEKKGAEGLQEAVRQSRLRTAPSVLEFRFNKQRVRLISQDCHLQDQSQAFVYWMSRDQRVQDNWAFLYAQRLALKQKLPLHVCFCLAPCFLGATIRHYDFMLRGLEEVAEECEKLCIPFHLLLGLPKDVLPAFVQTHSIGGLVTDFSPLLHHIQWVKDVQDALPRQVPFVQVDAHNIVPCWVASDKQEYGARTIRHKIHDRLPHFLTEFPPVICHPYTSNVQAEPVDWNGCRAGLQVDRSVKEVSWAKPGTASGLTMLQSFIAERLPYFGSDRNNPNKDALSNLSPWFHFGQVSVQRAILEVQKHRSRYPDSVTNFVEEAVVRRELADNFCFYNKNYDKLEGAYDWAQTTLRLHAKDKRPHLYSLEQLESGKTHDPLWNAAQMQMVKEGKMHGFLRMYWAKKILEWTRSPEEALEFAIYLNDRFQLDGWDPNGYVGCMWSICGIHDQGWAEREIFGKIRYMNYAGCKRKFDVAEFERKYSPAD; from the exons ATGGACCCCAAAAAGAGGAGCCACAGTACTGGTGGTGAGCCAGAGAACATGGAAAGCCAAGAGAGTAAAGCCAAGAGGAAGCCACTCCAGAAACACCAATTCAGCAAGAGCAATGTGGTTCAGAAAGACGAAGAagataagagagagggagagaaaaagggagccGAGGGCCTGCAGGAAGCAGTGAGGCAATCCAGGCTCCGGACGGCTCCTTCTGTGCTGGAATTTCGCTTTAATAAACAACGAGTGAGACTCATCTCCCAGGACTGCCACCTGCAGGACCAGTCCCAGGCCTTTGTGTACTGGATGTCCCGGGACCAGAGAGTGCAAG ATAATTGGGCATTCCTTTATGCCCAGAGATTGGCCCTGAAACAGAAGCTGCCCCTGCATGTCTGCTTTTGCCTTGCCCCCTGCTTCCTGGGTGCCACCATCCGCCATTATGACTTCATGCTTCGTGGCCTGGAAGAAGTAGCAGAG GAGTGTGAGAAGCTATGCATCCCCTTCCACCTGCTTCTAGGCCTGCCAAAGGATGTCCTCCCTGCCTTCGTGCAAACACATAGCATTGGTGGCCTAGTAACTGACTTCTCCCCTCTGCTTCACCACATCCAGTGGGTGAAGGATGTCCAGGATGCACTGCCAAGGCAGGTGCCCTTTGTACAG GTAGATGCTCACAACATTGTTCCATGCTGGGTAGCCTCTGACAAGCAGGAATATGGGGCTCGAACCATCCGACACAAGATCCATGACCGGCTTCCCCATTTTCTTACTGAGTTTCCCCCTGTTATATGTCATCCATATACTTCAAACGTTCAGGCTGAG CCTGTGGACTGGAATGGCTGCCGGGCAGGACTGCAGGTGGATCGATCCGTGAAGGAGGTGTCCTGGGCCAAGCCAGGCACTgcctcaggtctgaccatgttgcaGTCCTTCATTGCTGAGAGACTCCCATACTTTGGATCTGACCGAAACAACCCCAACAAGGATGCGCTCAGCAACCTCTCCCCCTGGTTCCACTTTG GGCAAGTCTCAGTTCAGCGGGCCATTCTGGAAGTGCAGAAACATCGAAGCCGGTACCCAGATTCTGTGACTAACTTTGTGGAAGAGGCTGTGGTGAGGAGGGAGCTGGCAGACAATTTTTGCTTCTACAATAAGAACTATGACAAGTTAGAAG GTGCTTATGATTGGGCCCAAACCACTCTGAGGCTCCATGCCAAGGACAAGAGACCCCATCTGTACTCCTTGGAACAGCTGGAGTCTGGAAAGACACATGACCCGCTCTGGAATGCTGCGCAG ATGCAGAtggtgaaggaaggaaagatgcaTGGATTCCTCCGAATGTACTGGGCCAAGAAGATTCTGGAGTGGACCCGCTCCCCTGAGGAAGCACTAGAGTTTGCTATCTATCTCAATGACCGGTTTCAGCTGGATGGCTGGGATCCCAATGGCTATGTAG GCTGCATGTGGTCTATCTGTGGCATCCATGACCAAGGCTGGGCAGAACGTGAGATCTTCGGAAAGATCCGCTATATGAATTATGCTGGTTGTAAGAGGAAGTTTGATGTGGCAGAGTTTGAACGAAAATACAGCCCTGCAGATTAA